AAAGCATGTGATTTGCTTGGTGTTGAGGCTGAATTTCGTGGGCCCTGCTCGACAATTGTGGAACTGGAGACAAGTCTTGAAGGGAAAAATACGATTTCAGGATCCGGCAGAAAGTTTATTGATAAGATTGAAAAGTTGCTGGCTTTGGCCACCTCCCCCAATGAGCATGAGGCCGCCCTGGCCATGGAAAAAGCGACGGAATTGATAGATAAATATGGAGTCAGCGCGTTTGACCTGGGACGCAAACAGAATTTCGGGTATATACTCATAAACAGGAAGCGTAAACGAATAGAGCGGTATCAGCGGGATATCTGCCGGATTCTGCAGGATTTCTTTTCTGTTCGGGTTGTAATGTCGACCCTGTACGATCCGCTTCTTATCGATAGTCATAAGGTGATTGAATTGCTCGGAACCAAGGAAAATGTTGCTGTTGCGGAGTACTGTTATTATTTTCTGGAAAACAAGCTGGAGTCCCTCTGGAATCATAACAGGCACAGGTTCAGGGGACAGGCAAGAAGAGAGAAGAACAGCTACTTCCTCGGATTACTTGCCGGTTTTTATAAAAAACTGGAGCGGAGCAGGGAGCAGCGGAAAAGAAGAGCGGAAAAAGGGTATCATTCCGGGGAAATGGAACGGATACTGACGGTCAGTAAAAATGAGCTGGGCCGTTACGTATCAGCACGATTTCCCCAGCTACGCAGAGCAAGGCGCTCCGGCGCCAAAGTGTATCGCAATACCTACAGTGAGGGAGTAAAAACAGGGGGGACAATTACTCTTGCAAAAGGTGTTTCCGGAGATTCGGTGAACAGCGGACGTCTTGTTACCGGAGGGTAACCATGTCAGGATCATTACGTATTATTTCCAGTCGATGGGGAAGGCTGGAAGTGGAAAAACTGGGGGTTGGCAGGGATTTCAAACTCTGGCCCGGTGGTGGTCGCAGCTGGGACTGGAACGAATTCGGCACCAGCCATGGAAAAGGGGTTCAGCCCGGGGAACTGGATGAATTGATTGAAAACGGCTGTCAGGTCATTGTCCTGACCACGGGACGGCTGGGCAGACTGCGGATTTCACCGGTAACTCTGGAAAAGGTTCAGAAGAACAATATCAGGCTCATTGTGGCCTCCACTGGAAAAGGGATAAAGCTTTATAATGAACAGGTGAAAAAAGGTGTTGCCGTCGGGGGGCTTTTTCATTCAACCTGTTGAGGAAAATGTATGGATATGAAAATAATTGCCGGATTGAAAACCTGCCTGGATGAGGGGACTCCGGTTGCGTCCGTTACTGTGATCAGCAGTTCAGGACATTCGCCCGCAAGGACAGGCGCCATGATGCTTGTGATGCCGGGGAAGCAGGTCGGCTCCGTGGGAGGTGGTCAGCTCGAACATTTCGCCGTTGCTGAAGCGGAGAAATTATTAGTTGTCGGGCAAAGCGGCGAGATACAATTTACCGCTGACGATACAAAAACAACAGGTTCGACCTGCGGTGGCAATGTGCGGCTGTTTGTCCGGGTTTTTGGAACCAGTCCCAGGCTTGTGATACTCGGGGCCGGGCATGTGGGCAGGGAATTGTTTCAACTGGGGATTCATCTCGGTTTTGCGGTTGTCATTGTTGATGATAGGGAAGAGATGGTGGCTGACGGTGAATTTCCAGGGGCCGAGACTTTTTCTGTTGGCGGCTTTGATAAAAATCTGGAAAAATTTATTGTTGGTGAATGCTATGTCTGCATTGCCACACGGAGCCATGAGACGGACCGGGAGGCTTTGGAAGCCCTGATCGAAGCTGATGCACGTTACCTTGGGATCATCGGTAGCAGCAGTAAACTGAGGGGAATTTTCCGTTCATTGCGTGATAAGGGTATCCCAAGAGAAAAGGTGGAACCACTCTATGCACCCATGGGATTGAACATTGCATCGAGAAAACCGAAGGAAATAGCCATGTCGATTATGGCTGAAATTCTGCTTGTAAAAAACAGCGGGTCTCCTGAACATATGCGGGATGTGAAGAATATTGAGTACTGAGTGTTTTATCTGAAAATCCCGCGACCAAAAGTTCAGGCACAAATCATCTCTTCCTCGACCATGCGATCGATAAAATCGAGAACGAACTGGCGCTGGATTTTTGTGGCGTGAGCGATGCAGGTGCAGTGGAGGTTGGACTGACTGCGTACAAGTAGTTCGAAACGGACGGAAACATTGTCTATCTCGACGCCCAGGTAGAAGGGCCCGTGTTCCTCGTGACCCTGCTGGGCCTCGGAAAGCAGATCCGGTGGAAGCTGCAGCCAGTAAAGGCCGACCATGGGGCCCTGTTTCAGGGTACGTTTCAGGTAGGAGTCTATATTGTCCCGCTCCATGGGGGACAGTTCATCAATTACTATCTGTCTCATTTTTTCCTGTTACTTAAATATCCAGCCAGGTCGTATCAGTATTGAGGTTTTCATAACCGTCTTCCCGGACAACCACCATGTTTTCCAGGCGTACCCCGCCCCAGCCCGGCAGGTAGATACCCGGTTCCACGGTAACAATCATCCCCGCCTTTAATTTTTTACGGGAAAGGGGAGAGAGTCTCGGTTCCTCATGGACAGCCAAACCCACGCCATGACCAAGGCCGTGTCCGAACATCGTGCCGTATCCGCCATCAGCAATTACAGTCCGGGCAGCATGGTCAACTTCTTTGCCGGTTACTCCGGTGCGGATCTTTTCCAGTCCGGCGAGTTGGGCTTTTCGCACAAGCCGGTGGAGCCTGATGTATTTTTCTGTTGCTTTTCCGGGGACAAAATTTCTCGTCATATCAGAACAGTATCCGTTCAGGACGAGACCCATATCAATGGTAAGGGATTTATTTTTTTTGATTTTTGTTCGGCCCGGGACCGCATGGGGCAGGGCGCTGTTTTTCCCCGTGGCAACGATGGAATCAAAACTTGTGGATTCCGCTCCTTTTCTGCGCATCAGAGTTTCAATGGCCAAGGCCAGTTCTATCTCAGTCATTTTTCCGCTAATGGTGGGGAAAATTTTTTGAAAAACCTTTTCATTAAGTCGGACCGATTGCCGAAGAAGCTCAATTTCATCCTCATCCTTGATGATTCTCAGTTTTTCCACGAGATTTGTCAGTGGAACAAGGCGGATACCTTTCTTTTTCAGGGTGGAGCTCATTTTCCCGGCAACCGAATGGAGCGTGTAATGGCTCTCGAAGCCAAGGATTGTTATCTTCAGTTCAGGAAGGAGGTCAACAAGCAGTTTGAGCAGTCCTTTTCTGTAAATATGGACAGTGGCCCAGGGAACATCCTGTTCTGCCTGAAGCTGGTAGCGAAAATCAGTAAGCAGGTGGATGGACCCGGAAGCCGGGATAATAAGAACACCGGAGGTTTCACCGATACCGTGGTCTCCACCTTTATAGCCACTGAGATATCTTCTGTTTTCCGGTTGGCTCACAAGGAGTGCGTCGATCTTCCTGCGTCGCAGGCGGGCCTGGACTTTTTTTATCCGTTTTTTGTAATTCATCTTAATTTCGTTTTCTTAGAAAGATGGACATAACCGCTCCATGATCATTTCTTTCCGTTGATCCAGGGCATCATTATACTGGCCGTTAAGATTGGTGAGCATTTTGGTAAGTTCTTCCCGGTATTGCGGGTGCATGGTTGGATTGATGGGTCCCTCGCTTTTTCCGGCAGCCATCTGCTGCTGTTCCAGTTGTGCCCTGATCGCTTCATCCAGTTGCTGTATCGATTGTTGTCTGTGCTGCCCGTACTGGCCCAGTATCTGTTGCAGCTCACCACAGATACTGGAAATTTCCCCGCCGTTTCCGGCCAGCATCAAAATGCCCTTGATGGCACCGGCACCCTCTTCTCCAGATTCATCACGGGGCAGAATAATATTTCGCAGAAGGGTCTGCACCATGCCCCGGCGCAAGGGAACCTGGGATTCTGCCGGTTGTTTGAGCAGTTCCTCCTGGAGATTGTCGATTTTACCGTTTAAAAAATCCGCAGCCAACCGCATGCCGGTTTTTGTCAGATTTTCCCGATCAGTTTCCATCGGGGCTTCTGCGGCCATTTTGGCCGCTCGTTCCAGGACCATTTCCATGGTACTTTTGATTTCTGCCATTATAATATATTCCGGATAAAGATATGACTGGACCCAATGGCTCAGCCTTTTATACCCTTTGGGTATTTATGCCCTTTGGGTACAAAAAATGAATAAAAATCCGACTGCGGCAAAACAACCTTCAGTAACAGGATTTTCAGAAAAAGAGAAAAATAATAATGAACCACCCGATTCTGGATGGGAGGTTCATTTGGGAATGTACAATAGAGCTGCAGAGTTGGCAAAGAAAAACGGCAGTGGTTTCAGCCTTGTTTTTGCAGTCTTGCCCCGAAAAACCCGTCTATTGTCATGGCTGGATGTGGCTGGAAAAATCCATTTTTCACCAGTTTTTGGGCAGGTTCCGGCAGCTGGTCCCTGCAATCCGTGAGAATGAACGCAGGATGAGTCGTAAGAAAAGAACGAATGACCTCTTCATTTTCTTCCGGTTCAAGCGAACAGGTTGTATAGACGAGGATTCCACCGGGGGCAGTCAGATCAGCTGCAGTTTTGAGGAGGGCAAGCTGGCGCCTGCTGTACTCGGCTATCTCTTCTTCCCTTCTGTTCCAGCGAATATCAGGATGTCGGCCTGTAACTCCGGTTCCTGAGCAGGGTGCATCAATGAGAACTCCATCATAAAGACGATTGTTATCGCCTGGGAAATCTTCAAGTCCCATCTGGTGGGCATGTAACCTGTTGTCTCCTGAAAGTCGTTTTACATTATCCCGCAACAGTGATAGACGGCGGCTGTCCGGCTCGACACAGTGAATTTCAAGATTGTGCTGTATTCCCCGTTCTGCAAGGTGGGCTGTTTTTCCGCCCAACCCGGCACAGCCATCCAGGTAGAGTCCGTCTTTTTTAAGGGGGCCAAGGAGAAGAGTTACCAGCTGGGCGGCCTCATCCTGAACCTGAAAGTAACCGGCATCAAATCCCGGCAGAGAACGGATCTGTCCATGGAAATCGGGAAGGACAAGACTGGCGGTACTGAACATTCCAGGTTGATGCGGAATTGATGCTTCCCTGAGTTTTCGGCTGTAATCGGCAGGGGAAATCCTGCAGCAGTTGACCCGGAGGACAAGGCATGGTTCCCTGTTGTTTTCCCGGCATATGCGGGCAGTTTCTTCCATGCCGAAGGTGTTGGACCATCTTTTTACCAGCCAGTCCGGATGGTTATGGATTGGATTCCCGTTTTTGTCAGTATCAGGCAGGGTCAGGGACGGATCTTTTTCCAGTCGCCGAATGGTTTCACGCAGGATACCGTTGACGAAACCATGAAGCCGTTGAGGGATTCTTTTGTACCTGCAACTGTTGACAGCTTCGTTGACAATGGCGGAACGGGGAATACGTTCAAGAAAAAAGATCTGGTAGAGGCCGACGGACAGGGTCTGGTGAATAAATGGATCGATTTTTTTCAGGGGTGTTCTGCTCACTCCGGAAAGAAATTCATCCAGGGTCTGTTTCTGCCTGAGAACACCGTAGATCAGGTTCATGGCCAGGTTTCTGTCCCTGGCAGGAAGATTGTTTTTTTGTATTTTGCGATCAAACAGTATTTTGATGGATGTTCTGGTTCGAAAGAGTTTACAGAGTGTTTCTGCCGCAATAAATCTGGCTGTGGGAGGAGTTGTATTTGTCAAAATAAAAAATAAATAGAAAGAATCAGCAATTTTTCAAGGGGTAGACAAGCAGTAGTTCGGTTGGTATCTTGTGAGACGTAAGAAGTTTTCACCTCAATCCTGCAATTAGTAATCCCGCGGGGCAGAGGAATAAAGAATACAGGTCCCAGATTAATCTTTTTAACAGAATAATTCATTGAAAAAAAATTTGATTTATACGGCTTGGCTCTGTCTGTCACTGATTTTCTTTTGCACGGTAACCGTTTTTGCAGCTACCAGTGACGATGTGGCAAAGCGTGGTTTTCTCCAGTGTGGTGTTTCCACCGGAATCCCTGGTTTTTCATTGGTCGATGAAAAGGGAAACTGGTCCGGGCTTGACGTGGATATCTGCCGCGCCGTGGCGGCAGCTGTTCTCGGAAATGCAAAAGAAGTCAAGTTTTCTCCCCTGGTGGAAAATGAAAGTTATACAGCACTGCTTTCCGGGGATGTTGATATTCTTGCCCGGAACAGTACCTGGACCTTCAGCCGCGATTCAGCTCTGGCCGTCAATTTTGCGGGGATCAGTTATTACGATGGTCAGGGGCTGCTTATTGCCGGAAAACCAAATGTTACCGGTCTTGGCAATTTGAAGAAAGTGAAATTATGCAGCCAGGTCCGTTCGGGGCTGGAGGATAATCTCATCGATTATTTCACCAGAAACAAAATTGAATTCAAAAAAGTCGAATTTGCAACCAGCGATCTGGCAGTAAAGGGATTTGAAGAGGGAAGATGCGACGCCTTGACCATGCAACAGTCAATGCTCTATGGCATACGGCTTGGACTGGTTGATCCTGAGAAGTCAAAGGTGTTGCCCGATGTTATTTCCAAAGAACCATTGGGGCCGGTCGTCCGTCAGGGGGATGATACCTGGTTTGATATCGTCAAGTGGTCCCTTTTTGTGATGATCGGAGCAGAAGAACTGGGGATAAGTTCAAAAAATGTGGATGAGATGAAACTGAGCAACAGGCTGGCGGTCAAGAGACTACTGGGTCTTGAGGGAGATCTGGGTAAAGGGCTTGGCTTGAAAGGAGACTGGGCTTACCAGATAATAAAGCAGGTGGGGAACTATGGCGAGGTTTTTGAAAGAAATCTTGGAGCGGAATCCCTGCTCAAGGTGGATCGTGGATTAAACAGGCTTTGGAATAATGGTGGGTTGCATTACTGTCCGCCATTCAGGTGATGGCCCTGCGATATAGGATAAACCGGCATGGCCGGCCTCAATGGCTCGGCAATAAAAGAGTAATGAAAATCCGACTGCAGCAGAATAGCCCGCATTTTTCATCAGTTCAGGCGGCGTCAGCTACAAAATTTTCAAGAGTAAATAATAGTGGCCTATATTTACTGTTGAAATATTGCAGAAGATGGCGTCGCCTGGGCTGACCTTGGGTGAACATTGTGTCAATTTTGTTCGACTACTGATAGTTGGCTAATTATTTGTATTCTACAGCTAATCTCAAAATTGACACAATGTTCATGAGAAATGCGGGATAGCCTTCAGCAGCGGGATTTTCAGATAAACAGGACAGATTATGAAAATAAAATCAGTTTCACAAAAGATAGCGGTATTGGTTGTTTTTCTATTTTTCCTGACAGGGACTGTAATTGCGGCTCAGCAACCGGCAGACTGGTCAAAGGCTAAAAAGGAGATCAGGGAGGCAGGTCAGGCTGTAGGTGAGGCGACCAGAAACACATGGGAAGGGACAAAGGAAAAAAGTGTCGAAGTCCTGGAAAAGACGAAGGACGCAAGTGAAAAAGCATGGAATAAGACTAAGGAGACAACGGTAGAAGTCTGGGACAAGACGAAGAAAACCAGTTCAGAAGTTGTGGAAAAAACCGTTGAAAAAACAGAAGAGATTGCTGCTGTAACTGAGGAAAAAAGCAAGAGCACCTGGCAGAAAACGAAAGAAAAGACAGGGGAACTGTACAAGGAGGTCAAGGCCAGGGTGCATTCAGCAACTACCCCGGAAAAAGAATGATACAGAAGAGAAAAAACAACAAGCAGGTTGTTGTAATAACAATATTTGATATTGAAACTCGTCTCGGCAAGCTCTGTCTTCGGGCTGCCGGGGAGCTGGAGCAGGAAGGGTTTGGCCGTGTTGTGCGGATCACCGAACTTGCTGCAGATAAAAAGTGGAAAAGAGGCACAGGAACAGAGAGAATTCTGGTAGTGGATGGCACTGATCATCGCGGCTACAGCTTTCTCGTACAAAATGGTATTACACCTGATCATCACCTGGTTGCAGCAGACCTCGGTATCGAAGAAGATGACGGTGAAGAAGTCCTGCAACTCCTCAAAGACGGCATGGAAGCCGAATGCGCCCTGGTGGATCAGGTACCGAATTTTCCCTGTTCCTGTTGCAGCTGACCTGCCGGGCCCGGCTACCGGTTATTGGGGAGTGAGATGTAACAGATATTAATATAGAAGATCGGAAAGGCATCCGTACTCCATGCCCCGAGTGGAGGCATGGAGTATAATTTGTGCCTGTCCATGAGTCTACGCTTGCCTGAACCTGAACCAAAAAGCTTATTCTGGACAGACACTAACCTCAACTATCCTGCAGCCTGTTCAACAGCCACCGAGACAGCCACGGTGGCGCCGACCATGGGGTTATTTCCCATGCCGATAAGGCCCATCATTTCCACGTGAGCGGGTACGGAGGAGGAGCCTGCGAACTGGGCGTCTGAATGCATCCTGCCCATGGTGTCCGTCATTCCGTAAGAAGCGGGTCCGGCACCCATGTTATCCGGGTGAAGTGTCCGACCTGTTCCACCCCCGGAGGCTACGGAAAAATAGTTTTTACCCTGCTGTACACATTCTTTCTTATACGTTCCGGCCACTGGATGCTGGAAGCGGGTAGGGTTGGTGGAGTTTCCGGTTATGGAAACGTCAACACCTTCCAGGTGGTTGATGGCAACACCCTCTCTTACATCGTCCGCGCCAAAACATCTCACCTTGCCCCGCTCTCCATCAGAGTAAACTGTTTCATTAACGACTGAGAGCTCTCCCGTGGCGTAGTTGAAGCTGGTCTGCACATAGGTAAAACCGTTAATTCTCGAAATAATCTTGGCCGCGTCTTTTCCAAGACCATTGAGGATAACCTTCAGAGGGGTTTTCCGGACGCGGTTTGCGGACCTGGCAATGCCAATGGCGCCTTCAGCTGCGGCAAAAGACTCATGGCCGGCCAGAAAGGCGAAGCAGCGTGTCTCTTCCCGCAGGAGCATGGCGGCCAGGTTCCCGTGGCCTATCCCAACCTTGCGGTCGTCGGCAACAGAACCGGGAATACAGAAAGCCTGCAACCCTTCTCCAATGGCAGCAGCCACGTCCGACGCCTTTGTCGCCCCTTTTTTAATGGCAATGGCTGCCCCCAGTGTATAGGCCCAGATTGCATTTTCAAAACAGATAGGCTGGATTGATTTTACGATCTCAGCCACATCAACACCATATTGCAGACAGTTTTCCCTGGCTTGTTCCAGGGATTGCATTTCGTATTTTTCCAGGACAGGAGTGATCTGGTTAATCCGCCTGTCATAACTTTCAAACAGTGCCATGTCTTCTCTCCTTATTCCTGACGGGGATCGATAGTTTTAACAGCATCTTCAAACCGGCCATAGGTTCCGGTAGCATCTTCAAGTGCCTTGCCGGCATCCACTCCCTTTTTAATGGCATCCATCATTTTTCCCATGGAGACAAATTTATAGCCGATAATTTCATCATTTCCGTCCAGACCGATTTCCAGTACATAGCCTTCCGCCATTTCCAGATAGCGCGGGCCTTTTTTGCTGGTCCCGTACATGGTACCGCAGACCGAACGCAATCCCTTGCCGAGATCTTCAAGACCGGCTCCGATTGGCAGACCACCTTCGGAAAAGGCGGACTGGCTGCGGCCATAGACGATCTGCAGGAAAAGTTCCCGCATGGCCACGTTAATAGCGTCACAGACCAGGTCCGTATTAAGCGCTTCGAGAATGGTTTTACCCGGCAGGATCTCGGAGGCCATGGCTGCTGAATGGGTCATGCCGGTGCAACCAATGGTTTCGATAAGAGCTTCTTCAATCAGGCCGTCTTTGATATTCAGGGTCAGTTTACATGCCCCCTGCTGGGGTGCGCACCAGCCAACACCATGAGTCAGCCCGTTGATATCGGATACTTCCTTTGCCTGCGTCCATCTGCCTTCCTGGGGGATCGGCGCGGGGCCGTGGTTCGTCCCCTGGGCGACACGACACATTTCCTGAATTTCAGAAGAGTATTGCATTGTCATGCTCCTTTATTTATTACGGAAGTCTGCAATGCTGCAGAGGTATTGTTCGCAGTCTGACTTCCGTGTGATGAATTGTTGTTCTCAACGTAACAGGTCACAGGGTACCGAATCTTTCCGCGATCAGCCCGGCTTACGTATGACCAATACGCTGCGCCGGGCTGCTTGCGAAAATCTCCGGCACCCTGTAACCTGTTGCAAATACAATGACTGATACAACGAGGTTGCCTGTCCTGTGATCAGTTACTTCTCAACACTATACCTGAATCCTGTGGGATGGACATCTGAAAAATCAGAGTTCTGTAAGCTTTTCAAAGAGATCGCGGTCTTCCTCAATTTTCATCCTGTTGCCGATGACGGATCGGTGACTTTCCGGTATCATCCGGGCAAATGGTTTTGCAAAGGCGCGCATGTCTTCAACGTTTGTGGTGGTGATTTCTTCCAGTCGTTGTCTTTTGTATTCCGGGGTGATCCCGTTCAGGTAATCGTTTCTGGCGGTTGCACCTTTTGCTGCACTGCTCTGCAGGGGCGTAAAGGTGCCGTAGGTTCCGATGATGAGTTGTTCCATCACTTCCTCCGGTAGATCAAGAGACTCGATAATGGTTGGTATCTGGTTATATGCCTCGTATGTTTTCCGCACATTGGGGTCACGGTAGCTGACCAGGGCGAGATTGCCGCTTATCTGTCCAAACTGGATGAAGCAGCCGTATGCTCCTCCCATTTGGCGAACACTGTTCCACAGGTAGTCTCGGGAGAGGTATGTTTTCAAAACCTCAAAGTGGCCATTATATCCTTTTCCATTTTTCAGGAGATTTCCACCCTGGACGACGAAAGCCACCTCGGCGGAAGTGATAAAGGCTTCATGGCGGGGAAACGAAATATCCGGTGGAGGCTGGGGGGCGGGCTTTCTGGAGCCGAGAGCTCCGGGGATACAACCGCCGATCCGGGCAAAATGCTCTATTTCCTTTTTATTCGCGGTTATCGACAGGAGGAGATTGTCCCTGTTAAACAGTAATGTTGTCAGTTCCTGCAGAATAGTCAGAAATTGTTCTTCCAGGGAGTCGTAATCGAGAGCCAGTTTTTTCAGCTGCAGGTAGGCTGTTACCCCGTTGAAACTCTCATTATATCTGCCCGCTGTACTTAAATGAGCAAAGACCCGGGTGGTGGGGAGGTTGTATCCTTCGCTCTGGGCCGCGTGTTCCGCCCAGGCAAATTCTCTGCCGACAATTTCCCTGATTCTGGTTCTGTCACTGAAAGACACGCTGGAGAGAGTTTCCGCCAGAAGTTGCAGAGCCTGATCAGTGTAGTCCGGCAGACATTTGAGATGCAGCCAGAGAACAGGACGGGTAGTGTCCGGTCGGTTTCGGTTGGTGTAGGTTGTCAAGGAATGGGAAAAAGATCCGGTGCAGGTGGCGATTTCCTTGGCATACTGCCTGAAATCGAGTTTTTCCGTGCCGATCTCCGTTAAGATGGTGCCGAAGATATCAAGCCAGGGAAGGAGGCGTGGCTCAAGGCAGGAGAAATCAAAACCGATATCCAGATAGGAGATATGATTAGTGGGGAGATCATTGACCAGAACTTCATGGCCAAACATCTCTTCCGGCGAGACGGCATGAAATTCGGCATCCACTCCCAGGTCCCGGAGAGAAAGGCGGGGCAGCAGGGAAAGTGTTTCAACGCTGTTGGGCGTCTGTTGTTCCCTGATAAGGTCAAGTGTTTTGCGAATCCTGTCGGCCCGTTCTTTTTCTGTGGCCCTGCTGTCGTATTCGGCCAGTCTCCGCTGTTCCTCCTCCTGGGTCTTCTGCTGTTTTTCGGGATCCGGTACAAGGGTTACGGTGACGGAGGAGGGATTGTCAAGCAGGTGGTTTTCAATCAGTTCCTCAAAATAGTTTTCATTCAATGCCTTTTGACGCAGAGTTTTGATCAGCTCTTCACTTTTCAGGTGCTGGAAAGGGTCATTGCCGTATTTCATGGCTCCCATGGCTTTGCCGATTCGGTCAAGCCCGCGCTGGGCCTTGCTCGATTCTTCACGGAAACTGAATTCAAATTTATTCAGTTCGGAAAGGACCAGGTCCCGGTCCAGTCCTTTCTGTACCATTTTTCTCAGAGTATCTGAATAAAGAGCCAGGAAATCGTCACGATGTTTTGCTTCGCTGCCCACCAGGTAACTGACCATCATGGTTCTGTAAGATGATCCGGCCATATAGAACCCGCCGAAGTCTTTGCAGAGTCCACTGGAGGTGATACTGTTTTTCAGGGGGACCCATCTGAATTAAAAAGAATATTGGCGATAATCTGGAACGCGGTGTTTTCCTCACGATTGGCGACTGTAGACACATTGGTTCCAAGGGCCAGAAATGTCTTTTCGGTGGTGTCTGTTGAATCCACCCCATAACTGTCTTCAATAAAGACTGGGCTGTCGGGTGGGGTGCCTTTTTTGATTTCCGCACGCTTACCGGGGTCACTGAATGTAGAGAAAAATCTGTCATGCAGAAATTCCAGTTCTTCCTCCAGGGGGGCGTCCCCGTAGAGAAAAAACATGCCATTTGACGGGTGATAGTGTTTTTTGTGAAAGGCACAAAATTCTTCGTAACTCAGGTCCGGAATGTTTCGCGGGTCTCCGCCCGATTCATGGGCGTAGGTGGATCCGGGCAGGAGTCCTGCAAAAATATGATGAAAGATATGACGGATGGGATCGGAAAAAGCACCTTTCATTTCGTTGTAAACAACTCCCTGGTACTGGAGCGGTGAGTCAAGGCTCTCCTGGTGGTAGTGCCAGCCTTCCTGTTCAAAGGTTTTTTCGGTCAGAAGAGGATTGAAGACCACATCACAGTAGACATCCATGATATTGAAATATTCTTTCAGGTTTCTGGTGGCGAAAGGATAATAGGTGATATCGGAGCCGGTCATGGCATTGAGAAAAGTGGTCAGCCCTCCCTTGTTGATTTCGCCGAACACGTCTTTGACCGGGTATTTTTCTGACCCCATCAAGACCGAATGTTCGAGAATATGAGCCACACCGGTAGAGTCGGTGGGGACGGTATTGAAAGCTGCCGAAAAAGTCTTGTTGGAGTCACTGTTTTTGATGGCAAGAACAGGGCATTTCAGCAGAGAGTGTTCAAAGAGAAAAACGGTGGAATCGATTTCTTTTATAAATTCTTCACGTTTCAGTGTGAAGCCTGGAAAGGAGGATGTCATGGTTTTCATAGGTAATCAGAATTTTTTATGGGAATCAAGCAGGAGGGTTACCGGGCCGTCATTGACCAGATCCACAGCCATTGCTGCCCGGAAGGTTCCGGTGGCGAACCGGATCTGTCTCCTCTTGATCTCTTCTACAAACCGGTGATAGATTGGCTCGGCGATCTCCGGCGGTGCCGCATCGGAATAGCCTGGACGCCTTCCCTTGCGGCAATCACCGTAGAGAGTGAACTGAGAGATTATAAGCATTTCTCCTCCAATGTCTTCAAGGGAAAGGTTCATTTTTCCATTATTGTCCTCAAATATGCGAAGAGCTGTGGTTTTGTCCGCCATCCATCGCAGATCCCTGTCTGTGTCACTGGCGTGAATGCCGAGTAAAACAACCAGGCCCCGACCGATTTTTCCTGTTATCGATGAATCAATTGTTACTGATGCACTGCTGACCCTCTGTATTACTGCACGCATAAAACTGCTCCTTTCTGATTCCCCGGACCATAATGGATGGGCACCCTT
The DNA window shown above is from Desulfomarina profundi and carries:
- a CDS encoding GGGtGRT protein, coding for MALFESYDRRINQITPVLEKYEMQSLEQARENCLQYGVDVAEIVKSIQPICFENAIWAYTLGAAIAIKKGATKASDVAAAIGEGLQAFCIPGSVADDRKVGIGHGNLAAMLLREETRCFAFLAGHESFAAAEGAIGIARSANRVRKTPLKVILNGLGKDAAKIISRINGFTYVQTSFNYATGELSVVNETVYSDGERGKVRCFGADDVREGVAINHLEGVDVSITGNSTNPTRFQHPVAGTYKKECVQQGKNYFSVASGGGTGRTLHPDNMGAGPASYGMTDTMGRMHSDAQFAGSSSVPAHVEMMGLIGMGNNPMVGATVAVSVAVEQAAG
- a CDS encoding iron-sulfur cluster assembly scaffold protein, translating into MQYSSEIQEMCRVAQGTNHGPAPIPQEGRWTQAKEVSDINGLTHGVGWCAPQQGACKLTLNIKDGLIEEALIETIGCTGMTHSAAMASEILPGKTILEALNTDLVCDAINVAMRELFLQIVYGRSQSAFSEGGLPIGAGLEDLGKGLRSVCGTMYGTSKKGPRYLEMAEGYVLEIGLDGNDEIIGYKFVSMGKMMDAIKKGVDAGKALEDATGTYGRFEDAVKTIDPRQE
- a CDS encoding insulinase family protein, with product MAGSSYRTMMVSYLVGSEAKHRDDFLALYSDTLRKMVQKGLDRDLVLSELNKFEFSFREESSKAQRGLDRIGKAMGAMKYGNDPFQHLKSEELIKTLRQKALNENYFEELIENHLLDNPSSVTVTLVPDPEKQQKTQEEEQRRLAEYDSRATEKERADRIRKTLDLIREQQTPNSVETLSLLPRLSLRDLGVDAEFHAVSPEEMFGHEVLVNDLPTNHISYLDIGFDFSCLEPRLLPWLDIFGTILTEIGTEKLDFRQYAKEIATCTGSFSHSLTTYTNRNRPDTTRPVLWLHLKCLPDYTDQALQLLAETLSSVSFSDRTRIREIVGREFAWAEHAAQSEGYNLPTTRVFAHLSTAGRYNESFNGVTAYLQLKKLALDYDSLEEQFLTILQELTTLLFNRDNLLLSITANKKEIEHFARIGGCIPGALGSRKPAPQPPPDISFPRHEAFITSAEVAFVVQGGNLLKNGKGYNGHFEVLKTYLSRDYLWNSVRQMGGAYGCFIQFGQISGNLALVSYRDPNVRKTYEAYNQIPTIIESLDLPEEVMEQLIIGTYGTFTPLQSSAAKGATARNDYLNGITPEYKRQRLEEITTTNVEDMRAFAKPFARMIPESHRSVIGNRMKIEEDRDLFEKLTEL
- a CDS encoding insulinase family protein, whose product is MKTMTSSFPGFTLKREEFIKEIDSTVFLFEHSLLKCPVLAIKNSDSNKTFSAAFNTVPTDSTGVAHILEHSVLMGSEKYPVKDVFGEINKGGLTTFLNAMTGSDITYYPFATRNLKEYFNIMDVYCDVVFNPLLTEKTFEQEGWHYHQESLDSPLQYQGVVYNEMKGAFSDPIRHIFHHIFAGLLPGSTYAHESGGDPRNIPDLSYEEFCAFHKKHYHPSNGMFFLYGDAPLEEELEFLHDRFFSTFSDPGKRAEIKKGTPPDSPVFIEDSYGVDSTDTTEKTFLALGTNVSTVANREENTAFQIIANILFNSDGSP
- the dtd gene encoding D-aminoacyl-tRNA deacylase, whose translation is MRAVIQRVSSASVTIDSSITGKIGRGLVVLLGIHASDTDRDLRWMADKTTALRIFEDNNGKMNLSLEDIGGEMLIISQFTLYGDCRKGRRPGYSDAAPPEIAEPIYHRFVEEIKRRQIRFATGTFRAAMAVDLVNDGPVTLLLDSHKKF